In Vicugna pacos chromosome 10, VicPac4, whole genome shotgun sequence, the following proteins share a genomic window:
- the MMP12 gene encoding macrophage metalloelastase has protein sequence MKSLLLILIFQVTASGAVSLTNNSSPEENDMVFAQRYLASFYGLEIETIPVTKVKVNGSLVENKIQEMQRFLGLKVTGQLDKSTMEMMHRPRCGVPDVHNFRVFPGRPGWKKRLITYRINNYTPDMKPEDVDYAIQKAFQVWSDVTPLKFRRTNAGEADIMIQFALGAHGDYYPFDGQGGVLAHAFAPGSGIGGDAHFDEGENWTKNSRGTNLFLVVVHELGHSLGLDHSTDPKAIMFPTYRYTDHNNFHLAADDIRGIQSLYGGPEKQTPSSDPHRPDSAACDPSLGFDAVTTVGDKIFFFKDRFFWWKHPEGPTSRAGLISSLGPNLPSGIQAAYETGARNNVFLFKDDKYWLIRNLKPQLNYPKSIYSLGFPYSVKTVDAAVFDPRFDKTYFFVNNQFWRYDERRQSMDPGYPKLITTYFPGIGPKIDAVFYYNRHYYFFQGSDTLEYDVLSQRVTRRLKSNTKFSC, from the exons ATGAAGTCTCTTCTGTTGATACTGATTTTTCAGGTCACAGCTTCTGGAGCCGTTTCCCTGACCAACAATTCAAGCCCTGAAGAAAATGACATGGTGTTTGCTCAA aggtaCTTGGCGAGCTTCTACGGCCTCGAGATTGAAacaatcccagtgacaaaagtgaaaGTCAATGGGAGCCTCGTGGAGAATAAAATCCAGGAAATGCAGCGGTTCTTGGGGTTAAAAGTGACTGGGCAGCTGGACAAATCCACTATGGAGATGATGCACAGACCCCGATGTGGAGTGCCTGATGTTCATAATTTCAGAGTATTTCCAGGGAGACCTGGATGGAAGAAACGCCTTATCACCTACAG AATCAACAATTACACTCCTGACATGAAGCCTGAGGATGTTGACTATGCCATCCAGAAAGCTTTCCAAGTATGGAGTGATGTGACCCCCCTGAAATTCAGAAGGACTAATGCGGGCGAGGCTGACATCATGATACAATTTGCACTTGGAG cGCATGGAGACTACTATCCTTTTGACGGCCAAGGGGGAGTTCTAGCCCACGCTTTTGCGCCTGGATCTGGTATCGGAGGAGATGCACATTTTGATGAGGGTGAAAACTGGACTAAAAACTCCAGAG GCACAAACTTGTTCCTAGTTGTTGTTCATGAGCTTGGCCATTCCTTGGGTCTTGACCATTCCACTGACCCAAAAGCCATAATGTTCCCCACCTATAGATATACTGACCACAACAACTTTCACCTTGCTGCCGATGACATACGTGGCATTCAGTCTCTCTATG GAGGCCCAGAAAAACAAACACCCTCGTCGGATCCTCATAGACCAGACTCAGCGGCTTGTGACCCCAGTTTGGGTTTTGATGCTGTCACAACAGTGGgagacaaaatttttttctttaaagacag GTTCTTCTGGTGGAAGCATCCTGAGGGTCCGACGAGCAGGGCaggtttaatttcttctttagggCCAAACTTACCATCCGGCATTCAAGCTGCTTATGAAACTGGAGCCAGAAATaacgtttttctttttaaag ATGACAAGTACTGGCTAATCAGAAATTTAAAACCACAGTTAAACTATCCCAAGAGCATATACTCATTGGGCTTCCCCTACTCTGTGAAAACAGTTGATGCGGCTGTTTTTGACCCACGTTTTGACAAGACCTACTTCTTTGTAAATAACCAGTTTTGGAG gtaTGATGAGAGGAGACAATCCATGGACCCTGGTTATCCCAAATTGATTACCACAtatttcccaggaattgggcccaaAATCGATGCAGTCTTCTACTACAATA gaCACTACTATTTCTTCCAAGGATCTGACACACTTGAATATGATGTCCTGTCCCAGCGTGTCaccagaagactgaaaagcaaTACCAAGTTTAGTTGTTAA